Proteins co-encoded in one Cercospora beticola chromosome 7, complete sequence genomic window:
- a CDS encoding uncharacterized protein (antiSMASH:Cluster_1~SMCOG1039:aldo/keto reductase family oxidoreductase), with translation MASAKYPQRKIGDDYVSAQGLGCMGMSFSYTSGESYNDEESAKVLTRALDLGINFWDTADVYGPHTNEQLICKCFKDTGRRKEVFLATKFGHTRGSDGSIQVRGDKEYVKQACYNSLERLGVDQIDLYYQHRVDDKTPIEETVQAMVELKNEGKIRYLGLSECSAETLRRAVKVHPIAAAQMEFTPFALEIESEQTDFLRTARELGVKIVAYSPLGRGFLTGAIKSRADLDETDGRRNHPRFSEQHFADNLKLVTKLTELATKKGATPGQLALAWVLSQGDDFIPIPGTKRIKYLEENAKAIDVQLTKEDDQEIRKAIGSIGGMKGERYPPAMMSKLFGDSPLPK, from the exons ATGGCCTCAGCGAAATACCCACAGCGCAAGATCGGCGACGACTACGTTTCCGCCCAAGGCCTAGGGTGCATGGGCATGAGCTTCTCATACACATCTGGTGAAAGCTATAATGATGAGGAATCAGCCAAAGTGCTTACGCGTGCTCTCGACCTCGGCATCAACTTCTGGGATACGGCCGACGTTTACGGGCCACATACCAATGAACAGCTCATTTGCAAGTGTTTCAAAGATACAGGCCGGAGGAAGGAAGTCTTTCTCGCCACCAAATTCGGTCACACGCGTGGGTCTGACGGCTCCATTCAAGTGAGAGGTGACAAGGAATACGTGAAGCAGGCATGCTATAACAGTCTCGAGAGACTAGGCGTCGATCAGATCGATTTGTATTACCAGCATCGTGTGGATGATAAGACGCCAATCGAGGAAACTGTTCAGGCTATGGTCGAGCTCAAGAACGAAGGCAAGATTCGCTATCTGGGTCTGTCTGAGTGTTCAGCGGAGACATTGAGACGGGCGGTCAAAGTGCACCCAATAGCTGCAGCTCAAATGGAATTCACGCCGTTCGCCTTGGAGATTGAGTCTGAGCAGACCGATTTCCTTCGTACAGCTCGTGAGCTTGGTGTCAAGATCGTGGCGTACAGCCCACTTGGCCGTGGTTTCTTGACTGGCGCTATCAAGAGCCGAGCAGATTTGGACGAGACCGATGGGCGGAGAAATCATCCG AGGTTCTCCGAGCAGCATTTTGCTGACAACCTCAAGCTTGTCACGAAGCTGACAGAGCTCGCGACCAAGAAAGGCGCCACACCGGGCCAGCTCGCTCTTGCCTGGGTACTCTCTCAAGG GGACGATTTCATTCCGATCCCCGGAACGAAGCGAATCAAGTATCTCGAGGAAAATGCCAAGGCAATCGATGTTCAGCTTACGAAGGAGGACGATCAGGAGATTCGCAAGGCCATCGGGAGTATAGGAGGCATGAAAGGCGAACGCTACCCACCCGCCATGATGTCGAAGTTGTTCGGAGACTCTCCGTTGCCGAAGTGA
- a CDS encoding uncharacterized protein (antiSMASH:Cluster_1), translated as MSRQSVTYNPPECPEPQPQFSQVNTFVFQPGDKLVAITGQLAIQPDGVSETPKDFEDQVRLALQNLENCLKAAGATKRDIFKVTHHVVDFHPTKQNPSQVFIDWLGCDHRPASAMLPAFRLAGPDWKYEIETWAIVPGSS; from the exons ATGTCTCGCCAATCCGTAACTTACAATCCTCCCGAGTGCCCAGAGCCTCAGCCCCAGTTCTCCCAGGTCAACACCTTCGTCTTTCAACCTGGCGACAAACTCGTTGCCATCACTGGCCAGCTCGCAATCCAGCCCGATGGAGTCAGCGAAACTCCCAAAGACTTTGAAGATCAAGTCCGTCTCGCTCTGCAGAACCTTGAAAACTGCTTAAAGGCCGCCGGTGCCACGAAACGTGATATCTTCAAAGTCACGCACCACGTTGTGGATTTCCATCCTACGAAGCAAAACCCGAGTCAAGTGTTCATTGACTGGCTTGGATGCGATCATAGGCCGGCTAGCGCGATGTTGCCTGCTTTCAGATTGGCTGGTCCGGATTGGAAGTATGA GATTGAGACGTGGGCGATTGTGCCTGGAAGCAGCTAG
- a CDS encoding uncharacterized protein (antiSMASH:Cluster_1), whose amino-acid sequence MASSAPTEAGAQAAPSAQFSPSEKFFRYFQHEVTDLQEQMARISKHSLTGGERSDAIDHCLSSIARLSNEVQDASAYVPAYDQRTYGEAIKALNNKLQDVRQAHAPKPKFSFKSKNGPLFSATKNESAISLTDAAELAHQQRLQAPAYISDLSNNSSMPVTPANESAGSEDEAARSKSVNIPTDTSRFRQPSFSTSKSVEISDHDDIHVVLPTSASHATSSGTVSNISHCVVDLSQPAADKPFAALYLKNISSSLIVCGHVSGATMLTKVKDSVIIVATRQFRMHDSSNCDVYLLATGRPIIEDCNAIRFAPLPQAYMLEADRAVENKWSDVDDFKWLRAEQSPNWSVMAPGKRIEDRVWKEVVPGGPETSVQNVLDAVNVPRLN is encoded by the exons ATGGCATCTTCAGCGCCAACAGAGGCTGGGGCGCAAGCAGCACCATCTGCGCAGTTCTCACCCAGTGAGAAATTTTTCCGCTACTTTCAGCATGAAGTAACAG ATCTCCAGGAGCAGATGGCTCGTATCAGCAAGCATAGTCTAACCGGTGGCGAAAGATCTGATGCGATTGATCACTGCCTCTCGAGCATCGCAAGACTATCCAACGAAGTGCAGGATGCATCTGCATACGTGCCTGCATATGACCAGAGAACGTACGGAGAAGCGATCAAAGCACTGAACAACAAGTTACAAGACGTCCGACAAGCACATGCGCCAAAGCCCAAGTTCTCGTTCAAATCGAAGAATGGGCCTCTCTTCTCTGCTACCAAGAACGAATCGGCCATCAGTCTCACTGATGCGGCGGAGCTCGCTCATCAGCAACGACTCCAAGCTCCAGCCTACATATCCGACCTCTCCAACAACTCTAGTATGCCGGTGACGCCTGCCAATGAGTCCGCTGGCTCAGAAGATGAGGCAGCTCGCAGCAAAAGCGTCAACATCCCAACCGACACATCTCGATTCCGACAACCCTCATTCTCGACTTCCAAGTCTGTCGAAATCTCAGACCACGACGACATCCACGTTGTCCTGCCTACATCTGCTTCCCACGCGACTTCGTCAGGCACAGTCTCAAATATCAGCCACTGCGTCGTAGATCTCTCGCAACCAGCGGCCGACAAACCCTTCGCAGCACTCTACCTGAAAAacatctcctcctcgctcATAGTTTGCGGACACGTCTCCGGCGCAACAATGCTCACCAAAGTCAAAGATTCCGTCATCATTGTCGCCACGCGGCAATTTCGCATGCACGACTCCTCGAACTGCGATGTGTACCTGCTAGCTACTGGCCGGCCGATCATCGAAGACTGCAACGCAATCCGCTTCGCGCCACTACCACAGGCGTACATGCTGGAGGCCGACCGAGCAGTGGAGAACAAGTGGAGCGACGTGGATGATTTCAAGTGGctgagagcagagcagagcccGAATTGGAGTGTGATGGCGCCTGGAAAGAGAATCGAAGACAGAGTTTGGAAAGAGGTCGTACCTGGTGGACCGGAAACGAGCGTGCAGAATGTGCTGGATGCTGTCAATGTGCCGCGTCTGAATTAG